The DNA sequence GTCCATTTTGCTACCTTTGAAATTTTACCTTTTTTCCGACTGAATGTCACGACCCTTTTTTAAATTAGCTGCTGTTAAATTTTCCTGCTTCCTGCTTTTAACGGCTTTTGTGGATAAATTTTCGACAAGATTTTCACTATCCACAGGGGCTATGACAAGTTTTTAACAGACTAACTGCTTGTGGACAATTAATATGCACAGGAATCCGGCTTTGTGGATAAAGCATTAAAAACCATTGCATGGCTTACTATTATTTGATATTATAGTTGTGTTTTCACACTTAATAAATATTGTGCATAACTTCCTTATCCACAGATTGTGGATAACATGTGGACAGGTTATTCAGAGGCTTTGATGAACTTTGTCCACAATCCGGGGAAAATGTCGAAATCCCGAATTGTTTCCTTATTATATATTTATCCACACAAACAGTTTCGTATATAGATCACATAAGGGTTGTACAACTTGTATAACCCATCGTTCTGCTGGACGAAACTAACAGAAAAGGAGGGATACCTGTTGGAAAACATTGCGGATCTTTGGAATAATGCTCTGGCCAATATCGAAAAAAAAATCAGCAAGCCAAGCTTTGACACATGGCTGAAATCGACCAAGGCACATTCTCTCCAGGGAGACCTGCTCATCATCACGGCACCGAATGAGTTTGCGCGCGATTGGCTGGAAGAACGCTATTCGCAGCTGATTTCCGGGATTCTCTACGACATAACGGGAGAGGAACTGGGGGTTAAATTCATTATTCCGCAGAACCAGGGCGAAGAAGAGGTTGATCTTCCGGTCCCGCCGAAAAAAGGGAAAAAGGATGATGACCAGCCTGAACTTCCCTTAAATATGCTCAATCCAAAATACACCTTTGATACCTTTGTCATCGGCTCCGGCAACCGCTTTGCCCACGCAGCTTCACTGGCAGTAGCCGAAGCGCCTGCCAAAGCTTATAACCCGCTGTTCATCTATGGGGGAGTCGGACTGGGAAAAACCCACCTTATGCATGCGATCGGCCATTATGTACAAGATCATAATCCAGCTGCTAAAGTGGTTTATTTGTCTTCCGAGAAATTTACGAATGAGTTCATCAACAGCATCCGCGACAACAAAGCTGTCGATTTCCGCAATAAATATCGAAATGTCGATGTTCTCTTAATTGACGATATTCAGTTCCTGGCCGGAAAAGAACAGACCCAGGAAGAATTTTTCCATACATTCAATACACTGCATGAAGAAAGCAAGCAGATTGTCATTTCCAGTGACCGGCCTCCAAAAGAGATTCCGACGCTTGAAGACCGTCTCCGCTCCCGGTTTGAGTGGGGGCTCATTACCGATATCACACCGCCGGATCTGGAAACAAGGATTGCCATCCTGCGAAAGAAAGCAAAAGCTGAAGGGCTTGATATCCCGAATGAAGTCATGCTTTATATTGCCAATCAGATCGATTCAAATATCCGGGAACTCGAAGGTGCACTTATACGCGTAGTAGCTTATTCTTCTTTAATCAATAAGGATATCAACGCCGATCTGGCAGCAGAAGCATTGAGGGACATCATCCCAAGCTCCAAGCCGAAGGTCATCACGATTCATGAGATCCAGAAAACGGTCGGGGAGCATTACAGTGTAAAGCTTGAGGATTTCAAGGCAAAGAAGAGGACAAAGTCTGTTGCTTTCCCGCGGCAGATTGCGATGTACCTCTCCAGGGAGCTGACTGATTTTTCCCTGCCTAAAATTGGCGAGGAATTTGGCGGGCGCGACCATACAACTGTGATCCATGCTCATGAGAAGATTTCAAAGCTGCTCCAGACAGATCCGCAGCTCCAGAAGCAGCTGAAGGAATTGAATGAGCTGTTGAAAGTTTAGAAGAAATGTGAATAACTTTTTATACTTTGCACACAGTCTGTCCACATGTGGATAGGCTGTGTTTCCTTTCAAAAATGGAGTTATCCACATACTAACAGGCCCTACTAGTACTATTACTATCTTTTAAAACAAAATATATATATATTCAGCCAGTAAAAAAATATGCCAATCCGGAGGATAAAAATGAAATTTCAAATTCAGCGCGATTCATTAGTCCAAAGTGTCCAGGATGTCATGAAAGCCGTGACAAGCAGAACGACGATCCCGATCCTAACAGGAATAAAAATTGTCGCATCAGAGGAAGGAGTTACCTTAACAGGCAGCGACTCCGATATTTCCATTGAATCTTTCATCCCGAAAGAATCCGATGGCAATGAAATTGTTGAAATCTCAAGAACCGGCTCCATCGTACTGCAGGCAAAGTTTTTCAGTGAAATCGTAAAAAAGCTGCCTACAGACAAAGTCGAGATCGATGTGCAAAACCACCTGCAGACCGTAATCCGCTCGGGCAAATCCGAATTTAACCTGAACGGCCTGGATGCTGAAGAATATCCGCATCTGCCGCAGCTGTCTGAAGAAAAGATCTTCCGCATCCCGACCGACCTCTTGAAGGCAATGGTCCGCCAGACAGTCTTTGCAGTGTCCACCTCAGAAACACGCCCTATCTTGACAGGTGTAAACTGGAAGGTGGAAGATGCCGAGCTGACCTGTATTGCAACAGACAGCCACAGGCTTGCGCTAAGGAAAGCAAAGGTCGAAACAGAAGCAAACGAATCCTATAATGTAGTCATTCCAGGCAAAAGCCTGAGCGAGCTGAGCAAAATCCTCGATGACAATAATGACCTGATCGATATCGTTATTACAGAAAATCAGGTGCTCTTCAAAGCTGAAAATCTTTTATTCTTCTCAAGGCTGCTTGAAGGGAACTATCCTGATACCACAAGACTGATCCCGAATGAAAGCAAGACGGAGATTGGCATGCAGACGAAGGAATTCCTGCAGGCGATCGACCGAGCTTCCCTGCTGGCAAGGGAAGGGAGAAACAATGTCGTGAAATTCTCTACCATCGAGGATGGTGTGGTTGAAATATCCTCCAATACACCGGAAATCGGAAAAGTAGTGGAGGAAGTACAAAGCCAGTTCATAGAGGGAGAAGACTTGAAAATTTCCTTCAGTGCAAAATATATGATGGATGCCTTGAAGGCCCTCGAAGGAACTGAAATCAAAGTCAGCTTCACAGGAGCTATGAGGCCGTTCGTCATCCGCCCGATGAATGATGAATCAATCCTCCAGCTGATTCTGCCGGTAAGGACTTATTAATCCGTCACTTCCTGTATACTATTGCGAAAAAACTGCCTGACGGCGGTTTTTTTGCTTTAACGGAGAATCGGACACCAGTAACTGGCACATAAAAATTTCCTCTTTTCTTTGTAAATGGTGCAATTTTTTAGTAAAATAAAGTATTGGGAAAGAATCGGCCAGACTGAAATTCTTCCCTTCAGAATTCTCCGGAACTATATGTCCGGGATCACGCTTTAAAATAATTTCCGCCCCCCCTTTTAGGAGCTTGGCTGGAAAATGAAAGAGTGGATCAAATGACGGATATCCAAATCTCAACGGAATATATCACACTGGGCCAGTTCCTCCAGGTGGCCGATCTCATCCAGACCGGCGGAATGGCGAAATGGTTCCTGGGTGAATACGAAGTGTTTGTTAATGATGAACAGGATCAAAGGCGGGGAAGGAAGCTCCGTTCCGGCGACAAGGTGGAAATACCGGGCATCGGCGCCTTCCGGGTGACAGAGTAGCAGATGCTAAAAGGATGTATGGCCTATGTTTATTGAGCAGTTGCTCTTAAGGAATTACCGGAACTATGAATCGCTTGAGGTTCAGTTTGAAGATAAAGTGAATGTCATAATCGGCCAGAATGCCCAGGGCAAGACGAATGTCATGGAATCCATCTATGTGCTGGCAATGGCGAAGTCCCACCGGACGTCAAATGATAAAGAACTTATACGGTGGGATGAGGATTATGCTAAAATAGAAGGAAGGGTCCGCAAAAATCATGGACCTTTGCCGATGCAGCTCGTCATTTCCAAAAAGGGGAAAAAGGCGAAGTGCAACCATATTGAGCAGCAGAGATTGAGCCAATATGTCGGGAATATGAATGTAGTGATGTTTGCTCCTGAGGATCTCCACCTTGTCAAAGGGAGCCCCCAGGTCAGACGCCGCTTTATTGATATGGAAATCGGCCAGGTATCGCCGGTTTATTTGCACGATGTCGGCCAATACAATAAAATCCTCCAGCAGCGGAACCACTACCTGAAGCTTCTGCAGACAAGGAAGCAGACCGATCAGGCGATGCTGGAAATCCTGACGGAGCAGTTCATTGAGATGGCGGCGAGGATCGTGGCGAAGCGCTTCGAATTCCTTAAGCTCCTCCAAAAATGGGCAATGCCGATCCATGAAGGCATATCAAGGGGCCTTGAGACCCTGAAGATTGAGTATAAGCCGTCTGCCGATGTATCAGATGGCCAGGAATTGTCGAAAATGATAAAAGTATACCAGGAAAAATTTGAAAAAGTCAGAGGACGGGAAATCGACCGGGGAGTCACCATGTTTGGCCCCCACCGGGATGATCTGGCTTTTTATGTAAATGGCAGGGATGTCCAGACATTCGGCTCCCAGGGCCAGCAGAGGACGACCGCCCTTTCTCTGAAATTGGCGGAAATCGAGCTGATCCACTCTGAAATCGGCGAATACCCCATTCTCCTGCTTGATGATGTACTGTCAGAGCTGGATGATTACAGGCAGTCCCACCTGCTGAACACGATCCAGGGCAAAGTGCAGACCTTTGTGACGACAACAAGCGTCGACGGGATCGACCATCAGACGCTGAAAGAGGCAGCTGCATTCGAGGTGGAGGCAGGTACGCTGAAAAAAATCCAGTGAGGTGATCGTGTGTACGTCCACATAGGAGAAGACATACTTGTCAGAACAAGGGATATTATCGCCATCATTGACAAACAAAGCGTCAGCTCATCCAAATACATTGAAGAGTTCCTTCAGCAGCACGACCAGGTCGTCAACCTCTCCAAAGGATCCTTCAAGTCTATCGTAGTCACTGGCGATAAAGTCTATTATTCCCCCCTAGCCTCCGGAACATTGAAGAAACGCTCTTATAAATTGACTGTTCAGGAATTTTAAAAATATCAACTTGGAAGCGGGGCCCTGTGCCTGGCAGCTAATTTCAGGTTTTCTTATAGATTTTCACTGTGCAATAAAGCGAGTAATGCAAATGGAAAGTGTAGGTGATCGATGTGTCAATGGAGGAAAAGGCTATTCAGGAGCAATCGTATGATGAGAATCAGATACAGGTTCTGGAAGGGCTCGAAGCAGTCCGGAAGCGTCCGGGGATGTATATCGGTTCAACAAGCAGCAAAGGGTTGCACCATCTAGTCTGGGAAATCGTTGATAACAGTATAGATGAAGCCCTGGCCGGATATTGTTCAGAAATCAATGTCATCATTGAAAAAGATAACAGCATCACGGTAGTGGATGACGGGCGCGGAATTCCGGTCGGCATCCATGAGAAAATGGGCCGCCCGGCAGTCGAGGTCATCATGACCGTCCTGCATGCCGGCGGTAAATTCGGCGGCGGCGGATACAAAGTTTCCGGCGGTCTGCATGGTGTTGGCGCCTCTGTCGTGAATGCCCTGTCAACAGAGCTTGAGGTATTTGTCCGCCGTGACGGCAAGCTTCATTACCAGAAGTTCGAACGCGGCGTCCCTGCTGCGGATCTGAAAGTCATCGGGGAAGCAGAAGAAACCGGGACAACGATCCACTTCAAGCCTGATGGCGAAATCTTCACCGAAACGCTTGAATACGAATATGAAATACTGGCAAACCGGATCCGGGAGCTGGCTTTCCTGAACCGCGGCCTGAAAATCACAATTGAAGACAAGCGCGCCGAAAATAAAAAGAGCGAGTATTTCTATGAAGGCGGAATCAAGTCCTATGTTGAGCATCTCAACAGGACGAAGGAAGTCCTCCACGAAGAACCGATCTATATTGAAGGCGAAAAGGAAGGCATCACCGTCGAGGTTGCCATCCAGTATAATGACGGCTTTACTGGCAATATTTATTCTTATGCCAATAACATCCACACATATGAAGGCGGAACCCATGAGTCCGGCTTTAAGACAGCCCTGACGAGGGTGATCAATGACTATGCCAGGAAAAATGGCATCTTCAAAGACAGTGATGCCAATTTGTCCGGAGAGGATGTCCGTGAAGGGCTCACAGCAATCGTCTCGATCAAGCATCCGGATCCCCAGTTCGAGGGGCAGACAAAAACGAAGCTTGGCAACTCGGAAGTAAGGACAGTCACTGACACGTTCTTCTCAGACCATTTCGAAAAATTCCTGATGGAAAACCCGCAGGTTGCCCGGAAGGTTGTAGAAAAAGGGCTGATGGCTGCAAGGGCGAGGCTTGCTGCGAAAAAAGCCCGCGAGCTGACAAGAAGAAAGAGTGCTCTGGAGGTATCAAGCCTGCCGGGTAAATTGGCAGACTGCTCTTCAAAGGACCCTTCCATCAGTGAACTGTACATCGTTGAGGGTGACTCTGCCGGAGGATCCGCCAAGCAGGGCCGTGACCGCCACTTCCAGGCCATCCTTCCTCTGAGGGGTAAAATCCTCAATGTTGAAAAAGCCCGCCTGGATAAGATCCTCTCCAATAACGAGGTACGGGCCATCATAACGGCTGCCGGTACAG is a window from the Bacillus infantis NRRL B-14911 genome containing:
- the dnaA gene encoding chromosomal replication initiator protein DnaA; the protein is MENIADLWNNALANIEKKISKPSFDTWLKSTKAHSLQGDLLIITAPNEFARDWLEERYSQLISGILYDITGEELGVKFIIPQNQGEEEVDLPVPPKKGKKDDDQPELPLNMLNPKYTFDTFVIGSGNRFAHAASLAVAEAPAKAYNPLFIYGGVGLGKTHLMHAIGHYVQDHNPAAKVVYLSSEKFTNEFINSIRDNKAVDFRNKYRNVDVLLIDDIQFLAGKEQTQEEFFHTFNTLHEESKQIVISSDRPPKEIPTLEDRLRSRFEWGLITDITPPDLETRIAILRKKAKAEGLDIPNEVMLYIANQIDSNIRELEGALIRVVAYSSLINKDINADLAAEALRDIIPSSKPKVITIHEIQKTVGEHYSVKLEDFKAKKRTKSVAFPRQIAMYLSRELTDFSLPKIGEEFGGRDHTTVIHAHEKISKLLQTDPQLQKQLKELNELLKV
- the dnaN gene encoding DNA polymerase III subunit beta, producing MKFQIQRDSLVQSVQDVMKAVTSRTTIPILTGIKIVASEEGVTLTGSDSDISIESFIPKESDGNEIVEISRTGSIVLQAKFFSEIVKKLPTDKVEIDVQNHLQTVIRSGKSEFNLNGLDAEEYPHLPQLSEEKIFRIPTDLLKAMVRQTVFAVSTSETRPILTGVNWKVEDAELTCIATDSHRLALRKAKVETEANESYNVVIPGKSLSELSKILDDNNDLIDIVITENQVLFKAENLLFFSRLLEGNYPDTTRLIPNESKTEIGMQTKEFLQAIDRASLLAREGRNNVVKFSTIEDGVVEISSNTPEIGKVVEEVQSQFIEGEDLKISFSAKYMMDALKALEGTEIKVSFTGAMRPFVIRPMNDESILQLILPVRTY
- the yaaA gene encoding S4 domain-containing protein YaaA, with translation MTDIQISTEYITLGQFLQVADLIQTGGMAKWFLGEYEVFVNDEQDQRRGRKLRSGDKVEIPGIGAFRVTE
- the recF gene encoding DNA replication/repair protein RecF (All proteins in this family for which functions are known are DNA-binding proteins that assist the filamentation of RecA onto DNA for the initiation of recombination or recombinational repair.) gives rise to the protein MFIEQLLLRNYRNYESLEVQFEDKVNVIIGQNAQGKTNVMESIYVLAMAKSHRTSNDKELIRWDEDYAKIEGRVRKNHGPLPMQLVISKKGKKAKCNHIEQQRLSQYVGNMNVVMFAPEDLHLVKGSPQVRRRFIDMEIGQVSPVYLHDVGQYNKILQQRNHYLKLLQTRKQTDQAMLEILTEQFIEMAARIVAKRFEFLKLLQKWAMPIHEGISRGLETLKIEYKPSADVSDGQELSKMIKVYQEKFEKVRGREIDRGVTMFGPHRDDLAFYVNGRDVQTFGSQGQQRTTALSLKLAEIELIHSEIGEYPILLLDDVLSELDDYRQSHLLNTIQGKVQTFVTTTSVDGIDHQTLKEAAAFEVEAGTLKKIQ
- the remB gene encoding extracellular matrix regulator RemB; this translates as MYVHIGEDILVRTRDIIAIIDKQSVSSSKYIEEFLQQHDQVVNLSKGSFKSIVVTGDKVYYSPLASGTLKKRSYKLTVQEF
- the gyrB gene encoding DNA topoisomerase (ATP-hydrolyzing) subunit B; translated protein: MEEKAIQEQSYDENQIQVLEGLEAVRKRPGMYIGSTSSKGLHHLVWEIVDNSIDEALAGYCSEINVIIEKDNSITVVDDGRGIPVGIHEKMGRPAVEVIMTVLHAGGKFGGGGYKVSGGLHGVGASVVNALSTELEVFVRRDGKLHYQKFERGVPAADLKVIGEAEETGTTIHFKPDGEIFTETLEYEYEILANRIRELAFLNRGLKITIEDKRAENKKSEYFYEGGIKSYVEHLNRTKEVLHEEPIYIEGEKEGITVEVAIQYNDGFTGNIYSYANNIHTYEGGTHESGFKTALTRVINDYARKNGIFKDSDANLSGEDVREGLTAIVSIKHPDPQFEGQTKTKLGNSEVRTVTDTFFSDHFEKFLMENPQVARKVVEKGLMAARARLAAKKARELTRRKSALEVSSLPGKLADCSSKDPSISELYIVEGDSAGGSAKQGRDRHFQAILPLRGKILNVEKARLDKILSNNEVRAIITAAGTGIGDDFEISKARYHKIVIMTDADVDGAHIRTLLLTFFYRYMRQIIEAGYIYIAQPPLYKVQQGKRVEYAYNDKQLDQIFEELPKAPKPNIQRYKGLGEMNPEQLWETTMDPGTRTLLQVSLEDAIEADETFEILMGDKVEPRRQFIEDNAVYVKNLDI